A stretch of DNA from Insulibacter thermoxylanivorax:
GTATCTCATCAAGACAAGAGGCCTGCTGCTCGTCATCATCCATCGACTGATCGAGCTGATCCTCTTGAACAAAGACTCGATCAGCATGGATTATAGGGTGACCAAGGTGATGAATTACATCTCCGAAAACTACGCAAGCCACATCACAGTCCAAGAACTCGCCGATCTAGTGGGGCTCAATCATGTATATTTCGGAGCGCTGTTCAAAAAAGAAACGGGCATGCTGATCAAGCAATATTTGGCGCAAACGAGGATCAATCACGCACAGGACATGCTGCAGAACGGTGAGTGCAATGTCAGTGAAGCCGCAGAACGCTGCGGTTACAGGGATCTGACGCATTTTCGCAAACAGTTCAAGAAGATCAAAGGCTATCCGCCCTCGCATTGCTTAAGGAAGTCCTAGCAAGCACTGTTTTCTAAATCCTTGTCACACAAAAATTCTCTTTAATTAGTCTCCATTAACTTAAGTCCGTCTATTGTCCGAAATTCGCTTCAATGCTAATTTAAACTAAAGATCATAAGCGGCCGTATCCCTTGAATCCAGCCGCTGATCGTCGAGTTTTGCAGGAAAGGAATATTAAATCACACCCTTTGTCAGAGGATTAGAGTCCTATAATTTAACCGCAGGAGGGTACTAAGGATTGACCTTGCATTTTCCACGGG
This window harbors:
- a CDS encoding AraC family transcriptional regulator, whose product is MGVEINDSIIPDIGYLIYRKCTPTWEIAENEISFYDLTYVVEGRGVYIINGVPYEVKKGDVLCIPKGSIRKAYCFAEDLMHLYSANFKLYDLNGQPASGLPLPLLSHIGIKNDLIELFSDLSNAWVQKETGYLIKTRGLLLVIIHRLIELILLNKDSISMDYRVTKVMNYISENYASHITVQELADLVGLNHVYFGALFKKETGMLIKQYLAQTRINHAQDMLQNGECNVSEAAERCGYRDLTHFRKQFKKIKGYPPSHCLRKS